The Methanolacinia petrolearia DSM 11571 genome has a segment encoding these proteins:
- a CDS encoding YIP1 family protein: MPELGNNESLVLELSDIKVKDVLFTLFLTNKRLLLSEKGMKGEISSQIPLPVIVSANAGSSESGEPALTISIKAPDGSDRRMMFAFHDKPGAGDRSDERDTLLQVIEHGELPSRADRPRTGNNLYKGGDDFSRPGMNSINTNDPGGVQNSMSGSSFHQPPPPSPRFRDFQRRRGEMNFSSGIEEERNRSQWSAAGQIRTPPSDESFRQPPPPPPPPPERGDRTGSGNMDSYSNFGTPGHVNPHSYDHFPEERVAPQYTRRFERDDSRRPDRQPDSEFVYAPPSGRRQRTAPKRNGYGSRRSGGGYSDSDSFPGTIIGLIRSPEEMFRQVRSREVMDAVPVLLVSLAVFAFGSLFFLGMMASDASAYPYLSGLADMGTLIFVSVEMIIFGAICAALTGVLLHFVSYYEGFDEDIGQALKVAAYSAAPYAVGGLIPFLGIIIAPFWSIYLQYTGMRETYYMESDQASVAVLVPAAVFVVLFIIMTMLGADNFSIFG; this comes from the coding sequence AAAAGTTAAAGATGTTCTTTTCACTCTCTTTTTAACGAATAAAAGACTGCTTCTCTCTGAAAAAGGCATGAAAGGCGAAATATCGTCCCAGATCCCATTGCCTGTTATTGTTTCTGCAAACGCGGGGAGTAGCGAATCCGGCGAACCGGCTCTTACGATCTCAATTAAGGCCCCGGACGGTTCGGACCGCAGAATGATGTTTGCTTTTCATGATAAACCTGGAGCAGGAGACCGGTCGGATGAAAGGGATACGCTGCTTCAAGTGATAGAGCACGGGGAGTTGCCGTCACGTGCCGATCGCCCGAGAACCGGTAACAACCTTTACAAAGGGGGTGATGATTTTTCCCGTCCGGGAATGAATTCCATAAATACAAATGATCCGGGGGGAGTCCAAAATTCCATGTCCGGCAGCTCATTTCACCAGCCGCCTCCGCCTTCTCCCCGGTTCAGGGATTTTCAGAGGAGGCGCGGGGAAATGAATTTCTCATCCGGAATCGAAGAGGAAAGAAATCGTTCACAATGGTCTGCCGCAGGTCAAATCCGGACACCTCCGTCAGATGAATCGTTCCGCCAGCCTCCGCCCCCTCCTCCTCCTCCACCGGAACGGGGCGATCGCACCGGATCCGGGAACATGGATTCTTATTCGAATTTCGGGACACCGGGGCATGTTAATCCTCATTCTTATGATCATTTTCCTGAAGAACGTGTGGCTCCACAATATACTCGTCGTTTTGAAAGAGATGACTCCCGGAGACCCGATAGGCAGCCGGATAGTGAATTCGTATATGCCCCGCCGTCAGGAAGAAGGCAGAGGACCGCTCCGAAGAGGAATGGTTATGGTTCCAGGAGATCCGGAGGGGGATATTCGGATTCGGATTCCTTTCCCGGAACAATCATTGGTCTCATCCGGTCCCCTGAGGAGATGTTCCGGCAGGTAAGGAGCAGGGAAGTAATGGATGCAGTTCCTGTTCTTCTTGTATCGCTTGCGGTATTTGCATTCGGCAGTCTATTCTTCCTTGGCATGATGGCATCCGATGCTTCTGCATATCCATATCTTTCCGGGCTTGCGGATATGGGGACCCTCATATTCGTATCAGTGGAGATGATTATTTTCGGCGCAATCTGTGCAGCCCTGACAGGAGTCCTGCTGCACTTCGTTTCATATTACGAGGGATTCGATGAGGATATCGGCCAGGCTCTCAAGGTTGCGGCGTATTCTGCGGCTCCTTATGCAGTCGGTGGATTAATCCCGTTTTTGGGGATCATTATTGCACCGTTCTGGAGCATTTACCTTCAGTATACAGGGATGCGCGAGACTTATTACATGGAATCCGATCAGGCTTCTGTCGCCGTTTTGGTCCCTGCGGCAGTATTTGTAGTCCTCTTTATCATTATGACAATGCTTGGT